In a single window of the Arthrobacter sp. StoSoilA2 genome:
- a CDS encoding MogA/MoaB family molybdenum cofactor biosynthesis protein, with amino-acid sequence MSACEPNAHGPRKAGVVIASTRAAAGIYADETGPVILDWLKEHGFDAFPTMVVPDGEPVGAALRALLTQQPAVVITSGGTGLSPDDRTPEVTLPLLDREIPGIMEGIRRAGAAKTPMAMLSRGHAGAAGKTFIINLPGSPKGVMDGLTVLDPVIGHLCDQLEGSHGH; translated from the coding sequence ATGAGTGCGTGCGAACCAAACGCCCACGGGCCGCGGAAGGCCGGCGTCGTCATAGCGTCCACGCGTGCGGCAGCGGGAATCTACGCCGACGAAACAGGCCCCGTCATCCTGGACTGGCTCAAGGAGCACGGCTTTGATGCCTTTCCCACCATGGTGGTGCCGGATGGCGAGCCCGTTGGCGCGGCTTTGAGGGCGCTCCTGACCCAGCAGCCCGCAGTCGTCATCACCAGTGGCGGAACGGGCCTGAGCCCGGACGACAGGACGCCGGAAGTAACCTTGCCGCTGCTGGATCGTGAGATCCCGGGCATTATGGAAGGCATTCGGCGGGCGGGCGCTGCAAAGACGCCCATGGCAATGCTGAGCCGTGGGCACGCAGGAGCAGCAGGAAAGACATTCATCATTAACTTGCCCGGTTCCCCGAAGGGCGTCATGGACGGCTTGACCGTCCTGGATCCGGTGATCGGGCACCTTTGCGATCAATTGGAAGGAAGCCATGGGCACTGA
- a CDS encoding molybdopterin-dependent oxidoreductase — protein sequence MRKPGFWAAVAGVAAGGAGIAAGELSAGFLSPLVSPVTALGGAVIDSVPPGVKDLAVQLFGTADKIVLVASIPVVAVVLAALAGILERRRTGLGLVLAALAGAAGLSAVLTRAQTTPQAAIAPIVAAVVTMLLLRTLIRRLGTWMPLREASAGVVPSDPASASPPPEPAPLARRSFLNAVAATSLAAAVGGVVTSILTRATTVASGFRGSLTLPAPSTTQQAIPAGASLPLEGISPLVTPNPDFYRIDTALTVPAIDPPQWKLKVTGMVDREVELDFATLLTKPMTERHITIACVSNEVGGDLIGNALWLGWPVRELLAMAGPKPGADMVLSTSNDGWTASTPLEALTDDRDALLAVGMNGEPLPLEHGFPVRMIVPGLYGFVSATKWLTELKVTRFADDTAYWTPRGWSDHGPIKTQSRIDVPRSGRTVKAGKVQFGGVAWAQHRGVDHVELRVNRGPWRQVMLAPGISADTWYQWQLGVDLSPGDYEVQVRATDSTGKPQTEDRTPVAPDGATGYHTINVKVT from the coding sequence ATGAGAAAGCCCGGATTCTGGGCTGCGGTTGCCGGTGTGGCGGCCGGGGGAGCCGGCATTGCGGCAGGCGAGCTGAGCGCGGGCTTCCTTAGCCCCCTCGTTTCGCCAGTGACGGCACTGGGCGGCGCCGTCATCGATTCCGTTCCTCCCGGAGTGAAGGACCTCGCCGTACAGCTCTTCGGGACGGCGGACAAGATCGTGCTGGTCGCTTCCATCCCGGTTGTGGCCGTGGTTCTGGCTGCCCTGGCCGGGATTCTGGAGCGCCGTCGAACCGGACTCGGACTTGTTCTGGCGGCGTTGGCCGGTGCGGCGGGCCTCAGCGCTGTCCTGACCCGGGCCCAAACAACACCGCAGGCCGCCATCGCACCCATCGTGGCCGCCGTCGTCACCATGCTGCTGCTCCGCACGCTGATTCGCCGCCTAGGCACGTGGATGCCGCTACGTGAAGCGTCAGCCGGCGTGGTGCCGTCAGATCCGGCCAGTGCCTCACCTCCGCCGGAACCTGCCCCTCTGGCACGGCGGAGCTTCCTGAACGCCGTGGCGGCCACATCGCTTGCGGCAGCCGTAGGCGGAGTGGTCACCAGTATCCTTACGCGGGCCACCACCGTGGCTTCCGGTTTCAGGGGCTCTTTAACGCTGCCGGCTCCATCGACGACGCAGCAGGCTATCCCTGCAGGGGCATCGCTGCCCCTGGAAGGGATCAGCCCCCTGGTGACACCGAACCCTGACTTCTACCGGATCGACACCGCTTTGACTGTGCCGGCCATCGATCCTCCACAGTGGAAACTGAAAGTGACCGGAATGGTGGATCGCGAGGTCGAACTCGACTTCGCGACGCTCCTCACAAAGCCCATGACGGAGCGGCACATCACCATCGCGTGCGTGTCCAATGAAGTGGGCGGCGACCTCATCGGTAATGCCCTGTGGCTTGGCTGGCCTGTACGGGAACTCCTGGCCATGGCCGGTCCCAAACCAGGGGCAGACATGGTGCTTTCCACCAGCAACGATGGCTGGACGGCAAGTACGCCCCTGGAAGCGCTCACGGACGACCGCGACGCCCTCCTTGCCGTTGGCATGAACGGCGAGCCGCTGCCTCTGGAACACGGATTCCCGGTGCGGATGATCGTGCCGGGACTCTACGGCTTCGTCTCGGCAACCAAATGGCTCACCGAACTCAAGGTCACCCGGTTTGCGGACGACACCGCTTACTGGACTCCCCGTGGCTGGAGCGATCACGGCCCCATCAAGACGCAGTCCCGCATCGATGTACCGCGTAGTGGGCGCACGGTCAAAGCAGGTAAAGTGCAATTTGGCGGTGTGGCCTGGGCCCAGCATCGTGGGGTGGACCATGTGGAGCTCCGTGTCAACCGTGGCCCCTGGCGACAGGTGATGCTTGCACCAGGGATATCCGCGGATACCTGGTACCAGTGGCAGCTGGGAGTTGACCTCTCACCCGGCGACTATGAAGTCCAAGTGCGTGCCACGGACTCTACGGGCAAACCACAAACCGAAGACCGGACCCCCGTAGCTCCCGACGGCGCCACCGGCTATCACACCATCAACGTCAAGGTCACATAA
- a CDS encoding HAMP domain-containing sensor histidine kinase, protein MEGTELATILAWVLLWAVVIGAITLVLLRVLRRASVLAQICLVVVATVAVLVAGMVSAFNAMFISARDLEVMWYILAMASAVAVALSLVLGAGVSRNAARLVAAARRLGRGETLDHSTKNGKRTGPAMTSELAELAQELEASSRNLAESRAREAAIETARRELVSWISHDLRTPLASMRAMTEALEDGMVADIPEYYRKIIGQTEQMTAMVNDLLELSKIQAGSLRLRAESLDLYDLVSDALSDLAPLAAQRGITLTGGGDRECMAVADGPSMARAIRNVLLNAIIYSRPDTDVHTSVGRDNGNAVVAVQDHCGGIPEEDLPHLFETGWQKDPSRGNPAGSQGSYSGAGIGLSMVAGIVKAHGGAVKVENVDGGCRFALSLPAGSLPSGSLPAGSVQTGSVQTGSVVDRQGGAA, encoded by the coding sequence ATGGAGGGCACTGAGCTTGCAACCATCCTTGCCTGGGTGCTCCTGTGGGCAGTGGTCATCGGTGCCATCACGCTTGTGCTGCTACGTGTCCTTCGCCGGGCTTCGGTGTTGGCCCAGATCTGCCTGGTTGTGGTGGCTACCGTGGCTGTCCTTGTGGCAGGCATGGTCAGTGCGTTCAATGCCATGTTCATTTCCGCCAGGGACCTTGAGGTCATGTGGTACATCCTGGCCATGGCTTCGGCAGTAGCAGTGGCCTTATCGCTCGTGCTGGGAGCCGGGGTATCCCGGAACGCGGCGCGCCTTGTGGCGGCGGCCAGGAGACTGGGCCGGGGCGAAACCCTGGACCACAGCACTAAAAACGGAAAGCGGACCGGACCTGCCATGACCTCGGAACTCGCTGAACTGGCCCAGGAACTGGAGGCCAGCAGCCGTAACCTTGCGGAGTCGCGGGCCAGGGAAGCCGCCATTGAAACCGCGCGGCGCGAGCTCGTCTCGTGGATTTCACATGACCTCCGTACTCCACTTGCCAGCATGCGCGCCATGACCGAAGCCCTTGAGGACGGCATGGTGGCCGATATCCCGGAGTACTACCGGAAGATCATCGGGCAGACCGAACAAATGACTGCCATGGTCAACGACCTTCTGGAGTTGTCCAAGATCCAGGCTGGAAGCCTTCGCTTGCGCGCCGAGTCCCTGGACCTCTACGACCTTGTCAGTGATGCTCTGTCCGATCTGGCGCCGCTGGCCGCCCAACGCGGCATTACGCTCACCGGCGGAGGAGACCGCGAGTGCATGGCTGTGGCCGACGGACCCAGCATGGCAAGGGCGATCCGGAACGTGCTGCTCAACGCGATCATTTACAGCAGGCCGGACACGGACGTTCACACCAGCGTGGGGCGCGACAACGGAAACGCCGTGGTCGCAGTTCAGGACCACTGCGGGGGCATCCCGGAGGAGGACCTTCCCCACCTGTTCGAAACCGGCTGGCAGAAGGACCCTTCAAGGGGGAACCCGGCGGGATCGCAGGGAAGCTACAGCGGAGCAGGAATCGGATTGAGCATGGTGGCTGGCATTGTCAAGGCGCACGGGGGAGCGGTGAAGGTGGAAAACGTCGACGGCGGTTGTCGGTTTGCGCTGTCACTTCCGGCTGGTTCGCTTCCTTCTGGTTCCCTCCCTGCGGGTTCTGTTCAAACAGGATCTGTTCAAACAGGATCTGTTGTGGATCGCCAAGGAGGCGCAGCATGA
- the dapA gene encoding 4-hydroxy-tetrahydrodipicolinate synthase, producing the protein MSDSRAHIPALGTLLTAMVTPFTEDGKVDYDQAAALAEKLVQDGCDGLVVTGTTGETSTLTDEENLGMFRAVKEAVGGKAAIIAGTGTNDTAHSVHLSQRAAQIGIDGLLIVTPYYNKPSQAGVRAHFETIASSTDLPVMLYDIPGRSSIAIAPETMIGLAKHPNIVAVKDAKADFAAATRVMAETDLVFYSGDDGLTLQWMALGAAGLVGVTTHVATRRFRELIDAVNANDLATARAINFELEPVVRATMTRVQGAVAAKQILKWQGVLPNSVVRLPLVEPDEAEIKTIRGDLAEAGMDFNV; encoded by the coding sequence ATGTCTGACTCCCGCGCCCACATTCCCGCACTTGGTACCCTGCTGACCGCCATGGTCACCCCGTTCACCGAGGATGGCAAGGTCGACTACGACCAAGCCGCGGCGTTGGCGGAGAAGCTGGTCCAGGACGGTTGCGACGGACTCGTGGTCACCGGTACCACTGGAGAGACCTCAACCCTTACTGACGAAGAAAACCTCGGCATGTTCCGTGCGGTCAAGGAAGCCGTGGGGGGCAAAGCTGCCATCATTGCCGGAACCGGCACCAACGACACCGCGCACTCCGTGCATCTGTCCCAGCGCGCGGCCCAGATTGGCATCGACGGCCTTCTGATCGTCACTCCTTACTACAACAAGCCCAGCCAGGCCGGCGTTCGCGCCCACTTCGAGACGATTGCGTCCTCTACGGACCTGCCGGTCATGCTCTACGACATCCCCGGCCGCTCGTCCATTGCCATCGCGCCCGAGACCATGATCGGGCTTGCCAAGCACCCGAACATCGTGGCCGTCAAGGACGCCAAGGCGGACTTCGCCGCAGCCACCCGCGTCATGGCCGAGACCGATTTGGTCTTTTACTCAGGCGACGACGGCCTCACGCTGCAGTGGATGGCGCTGGGGGCAGCAGGCCTCGTGGGCGTGACCACGCACGTGGCCACCCGCCGATTCCGCGAACTCATTGACGCTGTCAATGCCAATGACCTTGCCACGGCGCGGGCCATCAACTTTGAACTGGAACCCGTGGTGCGCGCAACCATGACGCGGGTCCAAGGCGCTGTAGCCGCCAAGCAGATTCTCAAGTGGCAGGGAGTCCTGCCCAACTCGGTTGTCCGTTTGCCCCTCGTGGAGCCGGACGAGGCCGAGATCAAAACCATCCGCGGGGATTTGGCGGAAGCCGGAATGGACTTCAACGTCTAG
- the moaC gene encoding cyclic pyranopterin monophosphate synthase MoaC — MDAVNETPTNTSGNTGGLTHLRQDGTAQMVDVSEKAVTTREATATATVRSTAEVLALLGAGELPKGDALAVARVAGIMAAKKTPELIPLCHPLPISKVTVDFELGADSIEVLATVKTRGVTGVEMEALTAASVAALSVYDMIKAVDKHAVLTDIQVLAKSGGKSGDWKHGDWNRGSSAPERAQA; from the coding sequence ATGGATGCTGTGAATGAAACTCCCACGAACACGTCCGGCAACACCGGCGGCCTGACCCATCTCCGTCAAGACGGTACCGCCCAGATGGTGGATGTCTCAGAGAAAGCAGTCACCACCCGTGAGGCGACAGCCACGGCCACGGTCCGCAGTACTGCCGAAGTCCTGGCCCTTCTCGGCGCCGGCGAACTTCCCAAGGGCGACGCGCTCGCAGTGGCGCGCGTGGCAGGGATCATGGCCGCCAAGAAGACACCCGAACTGATCCCGCTGTGCCACCCGTTGCCGATTTCCAAGGTCACGGTCGATTTTGAGCTGGGAGCCGACTCGATCGAAGTACTGGCGACTGTGAAGACGCGTGGTGTCACCGGCGTCGAAATGGAAGCTCTCACCGCTGCCTCTGTAGCGGCCCTGAGCGTCTACGACATGATCAAGGCCGTGGATAAGCACGCAGTCCTGACGGATATTCAGGTGCTGGCAAAAAGTGGTGGCAAAAGTGGGGATTGGAAGCACGGTGACTGGAACCGGGGCAGTTCGGCGCCGGAAAGAGCCCAAGCATGA
- a CDS encoding heparan-alpha-glucosaminide N-acetyltransferase domain-containing protein — protein MTSQETAPARKVPRGRKVSTRLTGIDAARGLALLGMMATHLMPTFGPSPQWEPTWVGLVFSGRSAALFAVLAGIGLALTTGKQEPRQGLDLWAARSGVAMRALVIAVVGLTLGGLDVNVAVILVHYAVLFLCILPFLGLRLKALCLWALGWVLVSPLIAYLVRPWLLDANPPLQLGHNPNSEDLETPGRLVADLFFTGYYPVFQWIAYLLIGLAIGRLALTTANVQLLLFTCGFAVAALAKIVGTLAMEVWGGRAALEALPGTRGYPLESMLQVNLTGLQQVDSWWWLASAAPHAGTTLDLLHTGGVAAAVVGLFLMLGTLAQRIKVNFLILLSGPGAMTLTLYSLHVWVVSGFHNEPLPAGWTDEGMYWTQALAAVGIGVCFALLRWRGPLEWLAHQASRLGSYRPATVG, from the coding sequence ATGACTTCGCAAGAGACGGCGCCAGCCCGGAAGGTGCCCAGGGGACGCAAAGTCTCCACCCGCCTTACGGGCATAGATGCCGCCCGCGGCCTGGCCTTGCTCGGAATGATGGCCACCCATCTGATGCCGACGTTCGGCCCCTCGCCCCAGTGGGAACCCACGTGGGTCGGACTGGTTTTCTCGGGCAGGTCCGCTGCGCTGTTCGCAGTCCTCGCCGGAATCGGGTTGGCACTCACCACCGGAAAGCAGGAGCCGCGCCAGGGCCTGGACCTCTGGGCGGCGAGAAGCGGTGTCGCGATGCGCGCCTTGGTGATTGCCGTGGTCGGGCTGACGCTTGGGGGTCTGGACGTCAACGTCGCGGTCATCCTGGTGCACTATGCCGTCTTGTTCCTGTGCATCCTGCCGTTTCTGGGATTGCGACTGAAAGCGCTCTGCTTATGGGCGCTCGGCTGGGTACTGGTCTCACCCCTGATCGCCTACCTCGTCCGGCCCTGGCTGCTCGACGCCAACCCTCCCCTTCAGTTGGGGCACAACCCAAACAGCGAGGACCTTGAGACACCGGGACGCTTGGTCGCCGACTTGTTCTTCACGGGCTACTACCCGGTGTTCCAATGGATCGCCTATTTGCTGATCGGACTGGCGATCGGCCGTTTGGCGCTCACGACGGCGAACGTCCAGTTGCTGCTGTTCACCTGCGGATTCGCGGTGGCCGCTTTGGCGAAAATCGTAGGAACCCTGGCCATGGAGGTATGGGGCGGCCGCGCCGCACTGGAAGCACTGCCGGGAACACGGGGATACCCGCTGGAGAGCATGCTCCAAGTGAACCTGACAGGATTGCAGCAGGTGGACTCGTGGTGGTGGCTGGCAAGCGCGGCACCGCATGCCGGCACCACCCTGGATCTGCTTCACACCGGTGGCGTGGCTGCCGCCGTCGTCGGCTTGTTCCTGATGCTGGGCACCCTTGCCCAACGCATCAAGGTCAACTTCCTCATACTCCTCAGCGGTCCGGGCGCCATGACCCTCACGCTGTATTCACTCCACGTCTGGGTGGTATCCGGTTTCCACAACGAGCCACTGCCAGCAGGGTGGACTGACGAAGGAATGTATTGGACGCAGGCCCTGGCCGCTGTAGGCATCGGCGTCTGCTTTGCCCTCCTGCGCTGGCGCGGACCACTGGAGTGGCTGGCCCACCAGGCGTCGCGCCTGGGCAGTTACCGCCCGGCCACCGTGGGCTGA
- the glp gene encoding gephyrin-like molybdotransferase Glp has product MSLPRSVAAHRDAVVELLSGPAATMATEQLPLLDALGKVLAVDLHAPLSLPPFANSQMDGFAVNSAGIPDGGAKLRVAAPVPAGAAPEVLKPGFAAPIMTGAMIPEGADAVVPIERARPSTFPNPEARDVEVELPAVAPNTYVRHAGSDIKEGDLALPAGTCLGPTQLGLLAALGLTAVEVRRPWHVLLVTTGDEVLEPGRNLTPGKIYDSNGTLLEASMRQAGLDVVRSRISDDDPAQLLELLRSHLGSDDGRRPVDLIVTTGGVSKGAYEVVRQAMAAQHVEFLPVAMQPGGPQGIGRFEGVPFLGFPGNPVSCLVSYEMFLRPALSLIHGVPAMRPVQRARLVEPLHSPEGKHQVRRGTVLPDGSVRMEGGAGSHLVHALARSNALVQIPSDVTELAEGSEVEVWML; this is encoded by the coding sequence ATGTCCTTGCCCAGATCCGTTGCTGCCCATCGCGACGCCGTGGTGGAACTACTGAGCGGTCCTGCCGCCACCATGGCCACTGAACAGCTGCCACTGCTTGACGCGCTGGGCAAGGTGCTGGCCGTGGACCTCCACGCGCCACTTTCCCTGCCGCCATTCGCCAACTCCCAAATGGACGGCTTTGCCGTCAACTCTGCCGGGATTCCCGACGGCGGCGCGAAGCTACGGGTGGCGGCACCTGTTCCGGCGGGGGCGGCTCCGGAGGTGCTGAAGCCAGGCTTTGCCGCGCCCATCATGACCGGCGCCATGATCCCCGAGGGCGCCGACGCCGTAGTCCCCATTGAGCGGGCACGCCCTAGCACTTTCCCGAATCCCGAGGCAAGGGATGTTGAGGTTGAACTCCCCGCCGTTGCTCCCAATACCTATGTTCGGCACGCGGGCAGCGACATCAAAGAAGGGGACCTGGCCCTTCCCGCAGGTACCTGTTTAGGACCCACTCAGCTTGGCCTGTTGGCCGCGCTGGGGTTGACCGCCGTCGAAGTCCGCAGGCCATGGCATGTCCTGCTGGTCACCACGGGCGATGAAGTCCTGGAACCGGGCCGGAATCTTACGCCCGGCAAGATCTACGACTCCAACGGAACGCTCCTGGAAGCATCCATGCGCCAAGCAGGCCTTGACGTCGTGCGAAGCCGGATCTCCGATGATGATCCCGCGCAATTGCTCGAACTGCTTCGCAGCCACCTTGGCAGCGATGACGGCCGGCGCCCGGTAGACCTGATAGTGACCACCGGCGGCGTCAGCAAGGGGGCATACGAGGTCGTCCGGCAAGCCATGGCCGCCCAGCACGTGGAGTTCCTGCCCGTGGCCATGCAGCCAGGAGGCCCACAAGGAATCGGCCGCTTTGAAGGCGTTCCGTTCCTCGGCTTTCCGGGCAACCCTGTCAGCTGCCTCGTTTCCTATGAGATGTTCCTGCGCCCTGCCCTTTCGCTGATCCACGGCGTCCCGGCAATGAGGCCGGTACAGCGGGCGCGTTTGGTGGAACCGCTGCATTCACCAGAGGGCAAGCATCAAGTCCGCCGCGGAACGGTGCTGCCTGACGGCTCCGTCCGCATGGAGGGTGGCGCGGGAAGCCACCTGGTGCATGCCTTGGCACGCTCGAACGCATTGGTGCAGATCCCCAGCGACGTCACGGAACTCGCTGAGGGAAGCGAAGTGGAAGTATGGATGCTGTGA
- a CDS encoding molybdenum cofactor biosynthesis protein MoaE → MGTETDFEVVSAVLSTEPISVDQAIAAVESDTAGAVVSFSGVVRNHDSGKPVDRLSYSAHPTAHRIMADVVAQLVAEHSGEAAQPVRIWAAHRIGMLEIGDPALVCAVAAAHRGQAFAVCSELVDRVKEQVPIWKEQFFSDGTVEWVGAGE, encoded by the coding sequence ATGGGCACTGAAACAGACTTTGAAGTTGTTAGCGCGGTCCTGAGCACCGAGCCCATCTCCGTGGACCAGGCAATTGCCGCGGTGGAGTCTGACACCGCCGGGGCAGTAGTCAGCTTCAGCGGCGTCGTGCGCAACCACGATTCGGGCAAGCCCGTGGACCGCCTGAGCTACAGCGCGCATCCGACAGCGCACCGAATCATGGCCGACGTAGTCGCGCAGTTGGTGGCCGAGCACTCCGGCGAAGCAGCGCAGCCCGTCAGGATTTGGGCCGCACACAGGATCGGGATGCTGGAGATAGGTGATCCCGCGTTGGTGTGTGCCGTGGCGGCCGCCCATCGGGGCCAGGCGTTTGCCGTTTGTTCAGAACTTGTGGACCGGGTCAAAGAACAGGTGCCTATTTGGAAGGAACAGTTCTTCAGCGACGGCACCGTGGAATGGGTCGGGGCCGGGGAGTAA
- a CDS encoding TOPRIM nucleotidyl transferase/hydrolase domain-containing protein yields MKAMLFEHIFEDKACGPAACVVHTGSMRVTTVLVEGESDRLAVETLAIRLGHDLKAERVAVVPMGGATNIVRFLDRYGPKGTDHRLLGLCDAGEAQGIARALSRAGLGSGSLSGSGFHVCQADLEDELIRCLGVDAVLNVIAAQGELASFRLLQRQPSQRGKPAPAQLRRFFGGRSGNKIRYASLLVDALPAGQAPPPLARLVESFPQ; encoded by the coding sequence ATGAAGGCCATGTTATTCGAACATATATTCGAAGACAAGGCCTGTGGGCCGGCAGCGTGTGTCGTTCATACTGGTTCCATGCGGGTGACGACTGTGTTGGTGGAGGGCGAAAGTGACCGGCTTGCGGTGGAGACACTGGCCATTCGCCTTGGCCATGACCTGAAGGCTGAGCGCGTCGCTGTGGTGCCGATGGGAGGCGCGACCAACATCGTTCGCTTCCTTGACCGCTACGGCCCGAAAGGCACGGACCACCGGTTACTCGGACTTTGCGATGCAGGCGAAGCACAGGGCATCGCCCGCGCACTCAGCCGGGCAGGCCTTGGTTCCGGCTCCTTGTCCGGGAGCGGCTTCCACGTGTGCCAAGCGGATCTGGAGGACGAACTCATCCGCTGCCTTGGCGTCGATGCGGTGCTCAACGTCATTGCGGCCCAAGGTGAGCTTGCTTCGTTCCGGCTCCTCCAACGCCAGCCCTCACAGCGCGGCAAGCCGGCACCGGCACAGCTGCGCCGTTTCTTCGGGGGACGCAGCGGCAACAAAATCCGGTACGCCTCCCTGCTCGTCGACGCACTGCCGGCGGGACAGGCACCCCCACCGCTCGCCCGTCTCGTGGAATCATTTCCGCAATGA
- the dapB gene encoding 4-hydroxy-tetrahydrodipicolinate reductase gives MTEQLAVAVLGAYGRMGIEAVKAVEAADDMKLVAALGRGDSLQTLLDAGAKYVVDLTVPDTTEANVRFAVEHGIHAVVGTTGWDGQRLGSLRTLLEQKPETGVLIAPNFALGSVLASAFAAKASQYFESVEIIELHHPNKVDAPSGTAVRTAQLIAQARQEAGVPASPDATETSLDGARGCDVEGVRVHSVRLRGLVAHQEVLFGGPGEQLTLRHDSFDRASFMPGVLLGLRKVAEHPGLTVGLDGYLDLGL, from the coding sequence ATGACCGAACAACTTGCCGTTGCAGTGCTGGGCGCCTACGGGCGCATGGGAATTGAAGCCGTGAAGGCTGTTGAAGCAGCCGACGATATGAAGCTGGTAGCGGCTCTCGGTCGCGGCGATTCCCTGCAGACGCTGCTCGACGCAGGTGCCAAGTATGTTGTGGACCTGACTGTTCCGGACACTACCGAGGCCAACGTCCGTTTCGCGGTTGAACATGGCATTCATGCAGTGGTCGGGACCACCGGTTGGGATGGGCAGCGCCTTGGGTCGTTGCGGACGCTTTTGGAGCAGAAGCCGGAAACGGGCGTTCTGATCGCCCCGAACTTTGCTTTGGGTTCCGTGCTGGCGTCGGCGTTTGCGGCGAAGGCTTCGCAGTACTTCGAGTCCGTGGAGATCATTGAACTGCATCACCCGAACAAGGTTGACGCTCCTTCAGGTACGGCCGTGCGTACTGCACAGCTGATTGCCCAGGCCAGGCAGGAAGCGGGTGTGCCGGCAAGTCCTGACGCCACGGAAACGTCCTTGGACGGCGCCCGGGGCTGCGATGTGGAGGGTGTACGTGTCCACAGCGTGCGGCTCCGCGGGCTGGTGGCGCACCAGGAAGTGCTGTTCGGCGGGCCTGGTGAACAGCTGACGCTGCGCCATGACTCCTTCGATCGTGCCTCGTTCATGCCAGGTGTGCTGCTCGGGCTTCGCAAAGTTGCGGAGCACCCAGGCTTGACCGTGGGCCTGGATGGCTACCTGGACCTGGGGCTTTAG